A stretch of DNA from Saccharomycodes ludwigii strain NBRC 1722 chromosome I, whole genome shotgun sequence:
tatttttttctggtTTTTTATTCGACAAACATTTCTTTAGCGAGTTGGCATCTTTCGCACATTCGCGAAAACTAACACGAAATTAcgtgtcttttttttggagtatttttgcatttttttaattttcaattttggttattttttctgGTATGATCGgaaagggaaagaaaagaaaagaaaagaaaaaaagagaaaaaaaagtacaaaaaaaaaaagcttgttagaaaaattatttttttggccGGGTGTACTTAGAAAGTTTTTATGATGACGatatatattcataaataataaccaaGATATTATTGTTCTTTTAAACTTTGAAGTAATCTccacttttattttttttatttttttatatctctctttgtatatatatatatataatatatacataactgaaaaaataaaaaaaaaaatagttatagaaatagaaataaataaataaataaatatataaaagaaaaataaaccacCTCTTAATACACCCTTTACAACAGTATGCTAAAGTTGGTTCATTCTTCTACAAGGTTAGGAATAAGAAGTGGTGTTTTAAATgctaaatataatattaaaccGCCAATATCCATTACTTTGAGACTTACAAGAAACTTACAAACTACAAGCCCAAATTTCAGAGAGCTAACTGAAAAGGAAACAAAACAATTACAAGAAGACCTAGCCAATGCAGAGCATGATCATATCCATTTGCGTGAAAGtgaaactgaaaaaaatgattccTTTCAATTGGGTACAATGTTAAATAGAGCATCCCACCATCACCATCACGCTACTTCGACTTCAGACACCTTTATGTCTCTGTTATTagataaaaaacaatttaaaaaaaatccagGTGTGAGAATAACTTGGATTGGTCTAGGTGTGAACGTCGGCTTAGCACTGggtaaattttttggtGGTATCGTTTTCCACTCTCAGGCTTTATTGGCTGATGCCGTTCATGCTGCTAGTGACTTGGTTGCTGATTTTTTAACCTTAATTAGTGTTAATTTGAGCAAAAAACCTCCAACCAAAGAATATCCATACGGGTTTGGGAAAGTGGAAACTATTGGTGGTTTAGCTGTTTCTTCTATTTTGGCGTTTGCTGGTTTTAGCATTGGTTATTCTTCTCTAATATCTATTGTGGGGCCTATTATTCCCCACACTTTATTAGAAATCCTCCATATTCATGCACATTCTCATGCAGTTGATATAGCCACAAATGTTAACGCCGCCTGGATCGCAGCCGGTTCCATAGCTGTTAAAGAATGGTTGTTCCAATGcactaaaaaaattgccCTTGAACAAAACTCTAGTGTCCTATTAGCTAATGCTTGGCACCACAGAGTTGACTCTTTAACCTCTTTAGTTGCTCTAGTTACTATTTCTTCCGGTTACTTGTTTGGAATTACTTCTTTAGATGCAGTCGGTGGATTGCTTGTTTCGGGCCTGGTCTTGAAAGCTGGTATTTCAGGCATGGCATCGTCCTGTAAGGAACTATTAGATAAAGCGCTTTCAGAGACTGACCCAAAGTATATTTCTGtggaaaatataattagaGACTCTTTAACTAAAATGGTCTCGAACAACAACTCTAAAAAGCCATATACTTTGGTGAATTTAACGTTGTTAACTAGTGGACCAAATCTGCACGCTAATTTACTGTTAGAAGTTCCATTGCAGAAATGGGATAATGTCCTAGGtattaaagaatttgaGATTGTAACTGATCATTTAAGAAATATCTTGATGGCCAATGTACCTCACTTGAAACAGGTTCACGTAGAATATATTGAGGAAAAGCCTAAATTGaatgatgaagaaaagaaagagttACAAAGCCAACGTGAAATGGATACCGCACCAATTCCCGA
This window harbors:
- the MMT2 gene encoding Mmt2p (similar to Saccharomyces cerevisiae YMR177W | MMT1 | Mitochondrial Metal Transporter (paralog of YPL224C | MMT2)) encodes the protein MLKLVHSSTRLGIRSGVLNAKYNIKPPISITLRLTRNLQTTSPNFRELTEKETKQLQEDLANAEHDHIHLRESETEKNDSFQLGTMLNRASHHHHHATSTSDTFMSLLLDKKQFKKNPGVRITWIGLGVNVGLALGKFFGGIVFHSQALLADAVHAASDLVADFLTLISVNLSKKPPTKEYPYGFGKVETIGGLAVSSILAFAGFSIGYSSLISIVGPIIPHTLLEILHIHAHSHAVDIATNVNAAWIAAGSIAVKEWLFQCTKKIALEQNSSVLLANAWHHRVDSLTSLVALVTISSGYLFGITSLDAVGGLLVSGLVLKAGISGMASSCKELLDKALSETDPKYISVENIIRDSLTKMVSNNNSKKPYTLVNLTLLTSGPNLHANLLLEVPLQKWDNVLGIKEFEIVTDHLRNILMANVPHLKQVHVEYIEEKPKLNDEEKKELQSQREMDTAPIPEAAIKCDHDHGHNHSHLFGNGGHTHFH